The genomic stretch TATATCGCACCAAGCAGGGGAAAAGAACTAGAGATAGAAAAAGACAGGAAACAAAAAAACAATAGATTTTTATCTCTTTCTTACAGCCCCGCTAAATATTTTGTTCAATCAATTAAACGATAAATTTAAACATTATATCAGTTGGTAGTTAAAATATTCCTCTTTAAAATTATCCTTATAGCATAGGTATAGATGAATATTTGAATGGGCTCTGCCACCATTCGCGGAGGGATTAATACTTTCCAGGAAAGCCCGAATAAAATATGTAGAAAATAGGGAATTAATATCATTGAAGTTATCACCTGTCCTACGGTAATAGCCAGGGTTAAATGAAGAACATTCTCTTTTTTTGTTATCAACAAGATGGTAGCCGGAATGATCCCGGTTAAGGCAGAAGTTAGGGTAAAGTGAGGCATATAAGCTCCTATAGGATTGATAAAATATCCCAACAGATCGGAAAAGCCTCCAATTAACCCCCCGGCCAAGGGACCAAATATAATACCTCCTAAGATGATAGGTAATTTTCCAAGACCGATCCTGATTCCCTCGACACTTCCGATGGCAATACGTAAACTAGCTATCCGAGTTAAAATTACACTTAGAGCAATAAAAAGACCCATAGCAGTAATTTTATGGGATGATATGATCATTTTTATCTTTCCCTCCTGAATATAGCATAATAAAAATAGATATCGCTTTAGATCTGCTACATCA from Candidatus Atribacteria bacterium encodes the following:
- a CDS encoding folate family ECF transporter S component — translated: MIISSHKITAMGLFIALSVILTRIASLRIAIGSVEGIRIGLGKLPIILGGIIFGPLAGGLIGGFSDLLGYFINPIGAYMPHFTLTSALTGIIPATILLITKKENVLHLTLAITVGQVITSMILIPYFLHILFGLSWKVLIPPRMVAEPIQIFIYTYAIRIILKRNILTTN